From Bos javanicus breed banteng chromosome 5, ARS-OSU_banteng_1.0, whole genome shotgun sequence, the proteins below share one genomic window:
- the ZNF385A gene encoding zinc finger protein 385A isoform X3: MQPPLDLKQILPFPLEPAPTLGLFSNYSAMDPVQKAVLSHTFGGPLLKTKRPIISCNVCQIRFNSQSQAEAHYKGNRHARRVKGIEAAKTRGREPSVREPGDPAPPGSTPPNGDGVAPRPVSMENGVGPAPGSPKKQPGSPSPPSVPETGQGATKGEGGTPAPASLPGGSKEEEEKAKRLLYCALCKVAVNSLSQLEAHNKGTKHKTILEARSGLGPIKAYPRLGPPTPGEPEAPAQDRTFHCEICNVKVNSEVQLKQHISSRRHRDGVAGKPNPLLSRHKKPRGAGELAGTLTFSKELPKSLAGGLLPSPLAVAAVMAAAAGSPLSLRPAPAAPLLQGPPITHPLLHPAPGPIRTAHGPILFSPY, from the exons ATGGACCCTGTGCAGAAGGCTGTACTCTCCCACACTTTTGGGGGACCCTTGCTCAAGACCAAGCGGCCCATCATCTCCTGCAATGTCTGTCAGATCCGCTTCAACTCTCAG AGCCAGGCTGAGGCACACTACAAGGGTAATCGCCATGCCCGAAGAGTCAAAGGCATCGAGGCTGCCAAGACCCGAGGCAGGGAGCCCAGCGTCCGGGAACCAGGAGACCCAGCTCCCCCAGGCAGCACCCCCCCAAATGGAGATGGTGTAGCCCCCCGTCCAG TTTCCATGGAGAATGGAGTGGGTCCAGCTCCAGGATCCCCAAAGAAACAGCCTggctccccatcccctcccagcGTTCCGGAGACTGGTCAGGGTGCAACCAAGGGTGAAGGGGGGACTCCAGCCCCAGCTTCCCTGCCTGGGGGTagcaaggaagaggaggaaaaggccaAGCGACTGCTCTACTGTGCTCTGTGCAAGGTGGCAGTGAACTCCCTGTCCCAGCTCGAGGCACATAACAAAG GTACTAAGCACAAGACAATTCTGGAGGCCCGAAGTGGACTGGGCCCCATCAAAGCTTATCCTCGGCTGGGGCCTCCCACTCCTGGGGAACCAGAGGCCCCTGCCCAGGACCGAACCTTCCACTGTGAGATCTGCAATGTCAAGGTCAACTCGGAGGTCCAACTGAAACAG CACATTTCCAGCCGGCGGCACCGAGACGGCGTGGCCGGGAAGCCCAACCCACTACTGAGCCGTCACAAGAAGCCTAGGGGCGCTGGAGAACTAGCG GGCACGCTGACTTTCTCCAAGGAACTGCCCAAGTCCCTGGCCGGCGGCCTGCTCCCCAGCCCCCTGGCGGTGGCTGCAGTGATGGCAGCGGCAGCAGGCTCCCCGCTGTCTCTGCGCCCGGCTCCAGCCGCACCTCTTCTCCAGGGACCGCCGATCACCCATCCCCTGCTCCACCCTGCTCCCGGGCCCATCCGAACTGCGCACGGACCCATTCTCTTCTCCCCCTACTGA
- the GPR84 gene encoding G-protein coupled receptor 84 isoform X1, with protein MWNASDVNFSCYHESVLGYRYVAVSWGIVVAMTGTVGNVLTLLALAIQPKLRTRFNLLIANLTVADLLYCTLLQPFSVDTYLHLHWRTGATFCQIFGFLLFVSNSVSILTLCLIALGRYLLIAHPKLFPQVFSAKGMVLALVSTWVVAVASFAPLWPIYILVPVVCTCSFDRIRGQPYTTILMGIYFVAGLSSVGVFYCLIHQQVKRAAQALNQYKLRQASIRSNHVAGAHEAVPGRFQELDSGLASGGPSEGISSEPVSAATTQTLEGDSSEVRDQSNSKAAKQMAEKNPPGVAAKARTTKGAQRAQDSPSEFGKALSEGKREGRLCLRLVLSLACVHGARVHARGPSWCGAHAYLGQVYAFVLGNCFTGALLRVSVSVSLFSLSLSVSRRSPSSIADFLTLSLKASLCLSPSVRLSSTLSSALVPPLSPFFLRSSFSRACTPPALPRPLPIPRPCSSRSYAHSLSFSVSYRQIYGQPRAFHWPSADRT; from the exons ATGTGGAACGCTTCTGACGTCAACTTCTCCTGCTACCATGAGTCTGTGCTGGGCTATCGTTACGTGGCAGTTAGCTGGGGAATTGTGGTGGCCATGACGGGCACGGTGGGCAACGTGCTCACCCTGCTGGCCTTGGCCATCCAGCCCAAGCTCCGAACCCGCTTCAACCTGCTCATCGCCAACCTCACAGTGGCTGATCTGCTCTATTGCACCCTTCTCCAGCCCTTCTCGGTGGACACCTACCTCCACCTGCACTGGCGCACCGGTGCCACCTTCTGCCAGATCTTTGGGTTCCTCCTTTTTGTATCCAACTCTGTCTCCATCCTCACCCTCTGCCTCATCGCCCTGGGGCGCTATCTCCTCATTGCCCACCCTAAGCTCTTTCCCCAAGTTTTCAGTGCCAAGGGCATGGTGCTGGCACTGGTGAGCACCTGGGTGGTGGCTGTGGCCAGCTTCGCTCCCCTCTGGCCAATCTATATCTTGGTGCCCGTAGTCTGCACTTGCAGCTTTGATCGCATCCGAGGCCAGCCCTACACCACCATCCTCATGGGCATCTATTTTGTGGCTGGGCTCAGCAGTGTCGGTGTCTTCTATTGCCTCATCCACCAGCAGGTGAAGCGAGCAGCACAGGCACTGAATCAGTACAAGCTGCGCCAGGCAAGCATCCGTTCCAACCATGTGGCTGGGGCACACGAGGCCGTGCCTGGTCGTTTCCAGGAGCTAGACAGTGGGCTGGCATCAGGAGGACCCAGCGAGGGGATTTCATCTGAGCCAGTCAGTGCTGCCACCACCCAGACCCTGGAAGGAGACTCATCAGAAGTCAGGGACCAGAGCAACAGTAAGGCAGCTAAGCAGATGGCAGAGAAAAACCCTCCAGGAGTGGCTGCCAAGGCCAGGACAACTAAAGGAGCCCAGAGAGCTCAGGACTCTCCATCAGAGTTTGGGAAG GCGCTGAGTgaggggaaaagagaaggaagattaTGCCTCAGGCTCGTTCTCTCTCTTGCGTGTGTGCACGGCGCGCGTGTCCACGCACGAGGTCCCTCGTGGTGCGGAGCTCACGCGTATCTCGGGCAAGTGTATGCATTTGTCTTGGGGAACTGTTTCACGGGGGCCCTCCTGAGGGTGTCAGTGTcggtctctcttttttctttatctctgtcAGTCTCCCGCCGGAGCCCCAGCTCTATCGCTGACTTTCTGACGCTATCTCTCAAGgcttctctttgtctctctccatCTGTCCGTCTCTCCTCTACGCTGTCTTCAGCGCTTGTACCTCCGTTATCGCCCTTTTTTCTCCGCAGCTCTTTCTCTCGCGCCTGCACCCCGCCCgctctcccccgccccctccccatcccccgccCCTGCAGCTCTCGCTCGTACgcacactctctctctttctctgtctcttacaGGCAGATTTATGGTCAGCCCAGGGCCTTTCATTGGCCAAGCGCTGACAGGACTTGA
- the GPR84 gene encoding G-protein coupled receptor 84 isoform X4, which yields MWNASDVNFSCYHESVLGYRYVAVSWGIVVAMTGTVGNVLTLLALAIQPKLRTRFNLLIANLTVADLLYCTLLQPFSVDTYLHLHWRTGATFCQIFGFLLFVSNSVSILTLCLIALGRYLLIAHPKLFPQVFSAKGMVLALVSTWVVAVASFAPLWPIYILVPVVCTCSFDRIRGQPYTTILMGIYFVAGLSSVGVFYCLIHQQVKRAAQALNQYKLRQASIRSNHVAGAHEAVPGRFQELDSGLASGGPSEGISSEPVSAATTQTLEGDSSEVRDQSNSKAAKQMAEKNPPGVAAKARTTKGAQRAQDSPSEFGKMSRMACSPQHLAQ from the coding sequence ATGTGGAACGCTTCTGACGTCAACTTCTCCTGCTACCATGAGTCTGTGCTGGGCTATCGTTACGTGGCAGTTAGCTGGGGAATTGTGGTGGCCATGACGGGCACGGTGGGCAACGTGCTCACCCTGCTGGCCTTGGCCATCCAGCCCAAGCTCCGAACCCGCTTCAACCTGCTCATCGCCAACCTCACAGTGGCTGATCTGCTCTATTGCACCCTTCTCCAGCCCTTCTCGGTGGACACCTACCTCCACCTGCACTGGCGCACCGGTGCCACCTTCTGCCAGATCTTTGGGTTCCTCCTTTTTGTATCCAACTCTGTCTCCATCCTCACCCTCTGCCTCATCGCCCTGGGGCGCTATCTCCTCATTGCCCACCCTAAGCTCTTTCCCCAAGTTTTCAGTGCCAAGGGCATGGTGCTGGCACTGGTGAGCACCTGGGTGGTGGCTGTGGCCAGCTTCGCTCCCCTCTGGCCAATCTATATCTTGGTGCCCGTAGTCTGCACTTGCAGCTTTGATCGCATCCGAGGCCAGCCCTACACCACCATCCTCATGGGCATCTATTTTGTGGCTGGGCTCAGCAGTGTCGGTGTCTTCTATTGCCTCATCCACCAGCAGGTGAAGCGAGCAGCACAGGCACTGAATCAGTACAAGCTGCGCCAGGCAAGCATCCGTTCCAACCATGTGGCTGGGGCACACGAGGCCGTGCCTGGTCGTTTCCAGGAGCTAGACAGTGGGCTGGCATCAGGAGGACCCAGCGAGGGGATTTCATCTGAGCCAGTCAGTGCTGCCACCACCCAGACCCTGGAAGGAGACTCATCAGAAGTCAGGGACCAGAGCAACAGTAAGGCAGCTAAGCAGATGGCAGAGAAAAACCCTCCAGGAGTGGCTGCCAAGGCCAGGACAACTAAAGGAGCCCAGAGAGCTCAGGACTCTCCATCAGAGTTTGGGAAG
- the GPR84 gene encoding G-protein coupled receptor 84 isoform X5, producing MWNASDVNFSCYHESVLGYRYVAVSWGIVVAMTGTVGNVLTLLALAIQPKLRTRFNLLIANLTVADLLYCTLLQPFSVDTYLHLHWRTGATFCQIFGFLLFVSNSVSILTLCLIALGRYLLIAHPKLFPQVFSAKGMVLALVSTWVVAVASFAPLWPIYILVPVVCTCSFDRIRGQPYTTILMGIYFVAGLSSVGVFYCLIHQQVKRAAQALNQYKLRQASIRSNHVAGAHEAVPGRFQELDSGLASGGPSEGISSEPVSAATTQTLEGDSSEVRDQSNSKAAKQMAEKNPPGVAAKARTTKGAQRAQDSPSEFGKVVLQGPKIT from the coding sequence ATGTGGAACGCTTCTGACGTCAACTTCTCCTGCTACCATGAGTCTGTGCTGGGCTATCGTTACGTGGCAGTTAGCTGGGGAATTGTGGTGGCCATGACGGGCACGGTGGGCAACGTGCTCACCCTGCTGGCCTTGGCCATCCAGCCCAAGCTCCGAACCCGCTTCAACCTGCTCATCGCCAACCTCACAGTGGCTGATCTGCTCTATTGCACCCTTCTCCAGCCCTTCTCGGTGGACACCTACCTCCACCTGCACTGGCGCACCGGTGCCACCTTCTGCCAGATCTTTGGGTTCCTCCTTTTTGTATCCAACTCTGTCTCCATCCTCACCCTCTGCCTCATCGCCCTGGGGCGCTATCTCCTCATTGCCCACCCTAAGCTCTTTCCCCAAGTTTTCAGTGCCAAGGGCATGGTGCTGGCACTGGTGAGCACCTGGGTGGTGGCTGTGGCCAGCTTCGCTCCCCTCTGGCCAATCTATATCTTGGTGCCCGTAGTCTGCACTTGCAGCTTTGATCGCATCCGAGGCCAGCCCTACACCACCATCCTCATGGGCATCTATTTTGTGGCTGGGCTCAGCAGTGTCGGTGTCTTCTATTGCCTCATCCACCAGCAGGTGAAGCGAGCAGCACAGGCACTGAATCAGTACAAGCTGCGCCAGGCAAGCATCCGTTCCAACCATGTGGCTGGGGCACACGAGGCCGTGCCTGGTCGTTTCCAGGAGCTAGACAGTGGGCTGGCATCAGGAGGACCCAGCGAGGGGATTTCATCTGAGCCAGTCAGTGCTGCCACCACCCAGACCCTGGAAGGAGACTCATCAGAAGTCAGGGACCAGAGCAACAGTAAGGCAGCTAAGCAGATGGCAGAGAAAAACCCTCCAGGAGTGGCTGCCAAGGCCAGGACAACTAAAGGAGCCCAGAGAGCTCAGGACTCTCCATCAGAGTTTGGGAAG
- the GPR84 gene encoding G-protein coupled receptor 84 isoform X2, which translates to MWNASDVNFSCYHESVLGYRYVAVSWGIVVAMTGTVGNVLTLLALAIQPKLRTRFNLLIANLTVADLLYCTLLQPFSVDTYLHLHWRTGATFCQIFGFLLFVSNSVSILTLCLIALGRYLLIAHPKLFPQVFSAKGMVLALVSTWVVAVASFAPLWPIYILVPVVCTCSFDRIRGQPYTTILMGIYFVAGLSSVGVFYCLIHQQVKRAAQALNQYKLRQASIRSNHVAGAHEAVPGRFQELDSGLASGGPSEGISSEPVSAATTQTLEGDSSEVRDQSNSKAAKQMAEKNPPGVAAKARTTKGAQRAQDSPSEFGKVTRMCFAVFLCFTLSYIPFLLLNILDAKVQAPRVVHMLAANLTWLNGCINPVLYAAMNRQFRQAYGSLLRRGPQSFHRFH; encoded by the coding sequence ATGTGGAACGCTTCTGACGTCAACTTCTCCTGCTACCATGAGTCTGTGCTGGGCTATCGTTACGTGGCAGTTAGCTGGGGAATTGTGGTGGCCATGACGGGCACGGTGGGCAACGTGCTCACCCTGCTGGCCTTGGCCATCCAGCCCAAGCTCCGAACCCGCTTCAACCTGCTCATCGCCAACCTCACAGTGGCTGATCTGCTCTATTGCACCCTTCTCCAGCCCTTCTCGGTGGACACCTACCTCCACCTGCACTGGCGCACCGGTGCCACCTTCTGCCAGATCTTTGGGTTCCTCCTTTTTGTATCCAACTCTGTCTCCATCCTCACCCTCTGCCTCATCGCCCTGGGGCGCTATCTCCTCATTGCCCACCCTAAGCTCTTTCCCCAAGTTTTCAGTGCCAAGGGCATGGTGCTGGCACTGGTGAGCACCTGGGTGGTGGCTGTGGCCAGCTTCGCTCCCCTCTGGCCAATCTATATCTTGGTGCCCGTAGTCTGCACTTGCAGCTTTGATCGCATCCGAGGCCAGCCCTACACCACCATCCTCATGGGCATCTATTTTGTGGCTGGGCTCAGCAGTGTCGGTGTCTTCTATTGCCTCATCCACCAGCAGGTGAAGCGAGCAGCACAGGCACTGAATCAGTACAAGCTGCGCCAGGCAAGCATCCGTTCCAACCATGTGGCTGGGGCACACGAGGCCGTGCCTGGTCGTTTCCAGGAGCTAGACAGTGGGCTGGCATCAGGAGGACCCAGCGAGGGGATTTCATCTGAGCCAGTCAGTGCTGCCACCACCCAGACCCTGGAAGGAGACTCATCAGAAGTCAGGGACCAGAGCAACAGTAAGGCAGCTAAGCAGATGGCAGAGAAAAACCCTCCAGGAGTGGCTGCCAAGGCCAGGACAACTAAAGGAGCCCAGAGAGCTCAGGACTCTCCATCAGAGTTTGGGAAGGTAACCCGGATGTGTTTTGCTGTGTTCCTCTGCTTCACCCTGAGCTACATCCCTTTCTTGCTACTCAACATCCTGGATGCCAAGGTCCAGGCTCCCCGAGTTGTCCACATGCTCGCTGCCAACCTCACCTGGCTTAATGGCTGCATCAACCCTGTGCTGTACGCAGCCATGAACCGCCAGTTCCGCCAAGCCTACGGCTCCCTCCTGAGACGAGGGCCCCAGAGTTTCCATAGGTTCCATTAA